In Scyliorhinus canicula chromosome 18, sScyCan1.1, whole genome shotgun sequence, a single window of DNA contains:
- the LOC119953416 gene encoding zona pellucida sperm-binding protein 4-like — protein MGRWLGVCSLCLLAGSLLSAQLPLLGNDVCVPEPGWRFECGHSGVSSTECSRQGCCFDPQSSSHHPCFYNLRKSPVCTADGQFLIVISSNLTRPALNLSSLYVKDGQEAECKPKLTTAQFVTFHFPITSCGSSKREEDGSLIYETDVFGKRMIQTGKLGSITRDSTFSLHVQCKYTGSQETGLLINVTVYTVSPPPPASEDGILELELRIAKGGDYSSWYVDSDYPIRRILQEPVFVEVCVLDRTDPMIVLRLHDCWATPVPAPDHEVQWSLLVDGCPYEGDYYQTLLHPMGVFSGLKFPTHHKRFEVKTFVFLDGKLEQPLTRKVYLHCNAEVCSPSSQDDCSPKCGPKRRRRSINDYEGTLVSSPGPIFLEDESLQSKKLHEANGAAESPSWVLQGVSIGLMMLSLSLLVVAAVFLKRPRAVASQCNEIEL, from the exons ATGGGACGTTGGCTGGGTGTTTGTTCTCTCTGCCTCCTGGCCGGCTCCTTACTCTCAGCCCAGCTGCCACTCCTCGGGAATGATGTTTGTGTCCCAGAGCCAGGCTGGAGATTTGAGTGCGGTCACTCCGGGGTCAGCAGTACCGAGTGCAGCCGCCAGGGTTGCTGCTTTGACCCGCAGAGCTCCAGTCACCATCCCTGTTTCTACAATCTGAGAAAGAGTCCAG tgtgcacagctgatggtcagttCCTCATCGTGATCTCCAGCAACCTGACCCGTCCTGCCCTCAACCTGTCATCTCTGTATGTGAAGGATGGACAAGAGGCTGAGTGCAAGCCTAAACTAACCACTGCCCAATTTGTGACTTTCCACTTTCCAATTACCTCTTGTGGCTCCAGCAAGCGG GAGGAAGATGGATCCTTGATATATGAAACCGATGTCTTTGGGAAGAGGATGATTCAGACTGGGAAGCTGGGTTCAATAACTCGGGACAGCACCTTCAG CCTGCATGTCCAGTGCAAATACACAGGGAGTCAAGAGACTGGTTTGCTGATCAATGTCACCGTTTACACTgtttctcctccacctcctgcttctgAAGATGGGATTCTGGAACTGGAATTGCGAATAGCAAAAG GTGGTGATTACAGTTCCTGGTATGTGGATAGTGACTACCCCATTCGGCGAATCCTTCAGGAACCAGTGTTTGTGGAGGTTTGTGTCCTGGATCGCACTGACCCAATGATTGTCCTGAGGCTGCATGACTGCTGGGCAACTCCTGTTCCTGCCCCTGACCATGAGGTGCAATGGAGCCTACTGGTGGATGG GTGTCCCTATGAAGGTGATTATTATCAGACTCTTCTACACCCAATGGGTGTGTTTTCTGGCCTGAAGTTCCCAACACATCACAAGCGGTTTGAAGTGAAGACCTTTGTTTTCTTGGATGGAAAGTTGGAGCAACCTCTCACTAGAAAG GTTTACCTACACTGCAATGCTGAAGTCTGTTCACCCTCTAGTCAGGATGACTGTTCACCCAAATGTGGCCCAA AGAGACGACGCAGGAGTATCAATGACTACGAGGGAACATTAGTGAGTTCTCCTGGTCCAATTTTCCTGGAAGATGAGAGTCTCCAGTCAAAGAAACTGCATGAAGCAAATG GTGCTGCTGAATCTCCTTCTTGGGTTCTGCAAGGAGTATCCATTGGCTTAATGATGCTGTCTCTGTCCCTGCTGGTGGTGGCTGCAGTGTTCCTGAAGAGGCCAAGAGCTGTTGCTTCTCAATGTAATGAAATTGAACTGTAA